ttgtattatcctattattattattattttcagattctattattataataatttttatattatattatttttgtattattgatattgttatattacgttattattttttatactaaattattattattatatttatatttttattaatgcaatatttttttattattagttttatatgattttttttattatatagtattattttcatattgttattactaatattgatattgatattatttatatgatttatattatttttatgtaatttttataattttcattaacggtttatacatttttcatattttatttttttgttgctattaatatttatattgttactttgtttccttctttttgcttaatttttttttatagttattgatgataatataattttttaaagtcATTGCTTTGTTATTAGTGATCTTATAGGAATGAAATAGTAAATAATGAACAGAAAACAATACATAATTTTAGCAATTACATGAATGACATTAACCATTATATtttaagatgatggtgataaagtaagaaaaacaatgataatcatgaaacttTAATAATTCTATAATGATTTTAaatttaggatgataatgatagtgatgatattggatgataatgagcataatatagctattaataataatcatgatagtaagtagtagtaggaatagtaacagtaatgatgatgataattataatactgatggtggtgataacaacgatcttaatgatgataatgtaatgatgtaCTACAACCAATTAGCAAAGAATGGTCATcaaattttaatggtaatgataatcatatactaatgatagtggtaatagtgattggtaatagtaatggtgataaaataatgaagaaagtcAAATGATGATGGAATAGGAATTTGCTAATATTCTTTTAtggatttgttgttttttgttattagaattatcttTATCTTGTTTCTAGTATTACctttatttggttattattatgtgattaaaaatatatacattaactgTGCAAATGCATTTGGTTGTGTGCATCTGTGATtttcagatatttttatatacttacatatttctgttttatatggtatgtatgtgtgtgtgtgtgtgtatgtatgtatgtatgtatgtatgtatgtgtgtgtgtgtatgtgtgtaagtttgtatgaaacatgtacacacattaaATAAGATATGTTTATATCTTGTATtaaacacatgtttgtatgttatgtacataaatgcatatatattatataggcatatattatatattatatatatgtatgtgtgtgtgtgtatatgtatgtgtgtgtgtgtatatgtatgtgtgtgtgtgtatatgtatgtgtgtgtgtgtatgtatatgtatatatgtgtgtatgtatatggatatatgtgtgtatgtatatggatatatgtgtgtatgtatatggatatatgtgtgtatgtatatgaatatatgtgtgtatgtatatggatatatgtgtgtatgtacatgtgtatatgtgtatgtatgtatatatgtgtatgtatgtatatgtatatatgtgtatgtatgtatatgtatatatgtgtatgtatgtatatgtatatatgtgtatgtatgtatatgtatatatgtgtatgtatgtatatgtatatatgtgtatgtatgcatatgtatatatgtgtatgtatgtatatgtatatatgtgtatgtatgtatatgtatatatgtgtatgtatatgtatatatgtgtatgtatatgtatatatgtgtgtatgtatatgtatatatgtgtgtatgcatatgtatatgtgtgtatgcatgtgtatgtatgtgtatatatatttatttgtttatatatatgtatgtgtatatatatgtatttgtttaaatctatgtatatatatgtatttatttatatgtatgtatatatatgtacgtgtttatgtgtatatacgtatgtatgtgtttgtgtatatacgtatgtatgtgtatatacgtacgtatgtatgtgtatatacgtacgtatgtatttatgtgtatatacgtacgtatgtgtttgtgtatatacgtacgtatgtgtttatgtgtatatacgtatgtatgtgtttatgtgtatatacgtatgtatgtatttgtgtgtatatacgtatgtatgtatttgtgtgtatatacgtatgtatgtatttgtgtgtatatacgtatgtatgtatttgtgtgtatatacgtatgtatgtatttgtgtgtatatacgtatgtatgtatttgtgtgtatatacgaatgtatgtatttgtgtgtatatacgtatgtatgtatttgtgtgtatatacgtatgtatgtatttgtgtgtttatacgtatgtatgtatttgtgtgtatatacgtatgtatgtatttgtgtgtatatacgtatgtatgtatttgtgtgtatatacgtatgtatgtatttgtgtgtatatacgtatgtatgtatttgtgtgtatatacgtatgtatgtatttgtgtgtatatatatatatatatatatagtggcatTGTTTCAGCTTTTTGTGGGAGGCAAGGGGGTGTCGGGAAGCGAAGTGAACAAAAACTAAGAAAACTGTGCTACTTTAGGAATTAAATTTTGAAGGACCTTTATAGTTCTGATTTATTTAAGAAATAAAATCCGTTGtgatgagggggggaggcaagaccTGGAAGGAAGCAAATgaagtcttgggggggggggggtaattgcccACCCCAGCATGTAAAATAGAATATAAgaacataatattatataaaacataagtatatgcacggttatatatatacatataaacatataattatatatggatatatattacttttgcatatattatttaagtgcatgtatgtatatatgtatatacatatacatatatatgtatatacatgtacatatatatgtatatacatgtacatacatatgtatatacatgtacatatatatgtatatacatgtacatatatatgtatatacatgtacatatatatgtatatacatgtacatatatatgtatatacatgtacatatatatgtatatacatgtacatatatatgtatatacatgtacatatatatgtatatacatgtacatatatatgtatatacatgtacatatatatgtatatacatgtacatatatatgtatatacatgtacatatatatgtatatacatgtacatatatatgcacgtgtatgtacgagtatatacgatatatttatacaggtacgtgtgtatattcgtatatatatgtatgtgtatatacgtgtgtatatacgtgtatatatatgtatgtgtatatacgtgtatatatatgtacgtgtgtatatacgtgtgtatatacgtgtatatatatgtacgtgtgtatatacgtgtgtatatacgtgtatatatatgtaagtgtgtaaatacgtgtatatatatgtaagtgtgtaaatacgtgtatatatatgtaagtgtgtaaatacgtgtatatatatgtaagtgtgtaaatacgtgtatatatatatgtaagtgtgtaaatacgtgtatatatatatgtacgtgtgtatatacgtgtatatatatatgtacgtgtgtatatacgtgtatatatatatgtacgtgtgtatgtacgtgtgtatatacgtgtatatatatatgtacatgtgtatatacgtgtatatatatatgtacgtgtgtatatacgtgtatatatatatgtacgtgtgtatatacgtgtatatatatatgtacgtgtgtatatacgtgtatatatatgtacgtgtgtatatacgtgtatatatatatgtacgtgtgtatatacgtgtatatatatgtacgtgtttatatacgtgtatatatatatatgtacgtgtgtatatacgtgtatatatatatatgtacgtgtgtatatacgtgtatatatatatgtacgtgtgtatatacgtgtatatatatatgtacgtgtgtatatacgtgtatatatatatgtacgtgtgtatatacgtgtatatatatatgtacgtgtgtatatacgtgtatatatatatgtacgtgtgtatatacgtgtatatatatatatgtacgtgtgtatatacgtgtatatatatatgtacgtgtatatatatatgtacgtgtgtatatacgtgtatatatatatgtacgtgtgtatatacgtgtatatatatatgtacgtgtgtatatacgtgtatatatatatgtacgtgtgtatatacgtgtatatatatatatgtacgtgtgtatatacgtgtatatatatatgtacgtgtgtatatacgtgtgtatatatatatatgtacgtgtgtatatatgtatatgtgtacatgtatatataagtacgtgtgtatatatgtatatgtgtacatgtatatatgtatatgtgtacatgtatatatgtatgtgtgtgtacatgtatatatatgtgcacatgtatatgcgtatacatatatgtataaataggtacgtgtatacatatgtatgtttatatacgtatatgtgtacatgtatatataaatatatgcatatatacatatacatacatatatatttatatagacatgtaaatttatttacgaatatgtatacatattgacaagtaatttaaatatgaatatctatatgcattaatatattgtAGAATTATATCATTTATCTAACTTCACTATTTCTTCTCCCCGATAGCCATCCTCAAAGGAGCAGACCTCGAAACACTCTCAGCCAAAAAAGTGCGGCAACAGCTCGAACAAGAGCTCGGGGTTGATCTCTCTGACCGGAAGAAGGAAATAGACGCAATTATCATGGCTGATGTTGAGGACCAGGTTAACTCCCactcagaggaggaggaggtgtccgAGGAGGAGACCACCAAGGGCAAGGACGAGTCGGAGTCGGAGCCGGAGCCTGATGTGAGTGTGCGTCTAAACTGTTCTCTTTGGGTcttgggaggtggtggtgggggggggggcaggagtggAAGGGGTTTTTagtttatatatcattttattatcatagattttatttaattatttttttaccttttttttttttttttttttttttcctgttgattAGCTAATGACCTTTTCAGTAATTATGCAGTTATTTAAGAAATATCTTGTAATCATTATAACTGTCCTATTCATTTTGACATATTTTGACTAATTTGAttgaaggaatgagaaaaaactTTGAAATTTGTAAGAAAATATTGAATATCCATAATATTGAAATTGGTAATAATTTGGAAACTAACTTCCATCTGTTTAGCAGGACAAagcaggtgatgatgatgactatgagcCTGGTGCGAAGAAGCCCAGGAAGCCCAAGGCCAGCCCCAAGAAGAGGAGGGCCTCTGATGACGACGACTCGGACGAAGAGtggggcaagaggaagagggtTAGTATAGTTTagtttatctttgtctgtttatctgtcagtatgtatataaaataacctatatatattaatgtcaaGCAGATAATTGGAAGaaacatttatcatttataaaCATGCAAAACTTCATTATCCAAGACATAATTCccaatttgtttatcttttatttgtgctCTTATATTTTGTCACTTGATAATGTCTTTTGGTACTTCCAAAAACTAATGAACTGCATAAATGCGTCACAGCAGAGTCCAGcaaagaagggaggtggaggtggtgggcgtGGCAAGAAGTCCGCCTTCACAAAGTCTTTCAAATTGTCTCCCGAACTCGCCGATGTTGTTGGAGCTGATGTCATGCCCCGTCATGAAGTAGTCAAGAAATTGTGGGCTGTTATCAAGGAGAGGGAACTGCAGGACCCTAAAAATAAGCAATATGCTATCTGTGATGATCAGCTCTTGAAAGTGTTCGGTAAGTGGTGTTCATCCTGTTGCAAACATTTTGAGCCTCATGGCTATAGGCATTGCCCCGGCAGATATAGGTTAACATGTATTTTGATTATGAATTATCACTATAAGTAAGATTTTGGCCTATTTTGAAACCAAATGGATTTTTGTTTCTTCATCTACATGTAATAGAAATTGGAGGACTTTGATTAGAATAGAGTAAAGGCAGTTGTTGAATCCCCGTGCATGTCAAATATTACCCCCATGAATGTTAGTTGCACATAAAAGTCTATCTGTAACTAGGGTGTAAGCTAGCACTGGTCAAACAGTATTTTACAGCACTATGGCATATGTACTTTTTCCTAAGCAATGTTAAAATCCATTTATATAACTAGTTGAAATcagtcttaatttttttttatctgataacACAGAATTTTTGCTTAATTATCTTAATATATAGGATTTTAATATATAGGATTTTCCTATATGtaaatttaaaaagaagaaaaaatccttgCAAAATTAAAATGTTCTAACAAATTTTGTATAGCAATAATATTGtaaaatgaatattgataaattGAATAGGAAATTCCATATATCTGAACAGTTACTTATGAACTGtacaaatgaaaatggaaaaataccATGTGCAACTACATCTGGCGTAGATattaggtatgcacacacacacacacacacacacacacacacacacacacacacacacacacacacacacacacacacacacacacacacacacacacagtctcacacacacacacacacacacagtctcacacacacacacacacacagtctcacacacacacacacacacacagtctcacacacacacacacacacacacacacacacacacacacacacacacacacacacacacacacacacacacacacacacagtctcacacacacacacagtctcacacacacacacagtctcacacacacacacagtctcacacacacacacagtctcacacacacacacacacacacacacacacacacacacacacacacacacaccacacacacacacacacacacacacacacacacagtctcacacacacacacacacacagtctcacacacacacacacacacacacacacacacacacacacacacacacacacacacacacacacacatacacagtctcacacacacacacacacacacagtctcacacacacacacacacacacagtctcacacacacacacacacacacacagtctcacacacacacacacacagtctcacacatacacacacacacagtctcacacatacacacacacacagtctcacacacacagtctcacacacacacacacacagtctcacacacacacacacagtctcacacacacacacacacacagtctcacacacacacacacatacagtctcacacacacacacacatacagtctcacacacacacacacacacacagtctcacacacacacacacacacagtctcacacacacacacacacacagtctcacacacacacaccacacacacagtctcacacacacacacacacacagtctcacacacacacacacacgcacacacacacagtctcacacacacacacacacacacacacacagtctcacacacacacacacacacacacagtctcacgaacacacacacacacacacacacagtctcacacacacacacacacacacagtctcacacacacacacacacacacacagtctcacacacacacacacacacacagtctcacacacacacacacacacagtctcacacacacacacacagtctcacgaacacacacacagtctcacgaacacacacacacacacagtctcacgcacacacagtctcacacacacacagtctcacacacacacagtctcacacacacacacagtctcacacacacacacacacacacacacacacacacacacacacacacacacacacacacacacacacacacacacacacacacacacacacacagtctcacacacacacacacacacacagtctcgcacacacgcacacgcacacccctcTTCCAGATAAGGCAGATGCTCAATGATTATAAAGGTGGCTGCTAAAGGCAATGAAAATTTGCAGAAAGGATTGAGTGGATATGGAGAATTTTGAATATCTTGTGGATTATTTTCAACATATTTTATGTACAGAAAAGATGGTTAATTCCTTAGttgaaaagtgaaaaaggaagtgaaagtcTTTTCAATGTGTTCTTATGAATCTGTTGTAgaatacaattttatttatttttctaacctTTATCCATCATGTGCAaattgtgtctgtatttatgtaagtatgtaagtaaattCATGAATATTTGATTACAACAACTTCTCTCCATTCCAGGTGTAAAGCGCTTCCGTACATTTGGCATGATGAAACACCTGAAGGAGCATTTCCTCGAGGCAGCTTAAGATTACTCCTCCTCCTAGGGACCTTTGTCAGCCTGCAATGCCTAGCACACGTGGCAGTTGACCATCCTGTAGCTGCCAGGCGTTTGGCCGTTCTCACAACCAGACCTGCTTAGTTGGAAACCCTCACaacctaagtttttttttttttctctctctcgaattaatttattaatgtctttatttcATTCGGCATAAAACTGTCCAGAAATGAGGGTCAGTAATGTGCTAAAAATTAAGTGGAAAAATTATGATTGTATTCTTTAGTGTAAcggagaattattttttttccttctgtttccttgtAATCTCACTAGGGTTAGTGAGGAAGGTGTATTGTTTACGTCATGTATATTCTGTGAAGAGGGTCTAACTCTTCTTCCTAAGCATTGTTTGGTGTGTGCCTTTTGTATCTTATTGTCATCAGTGGAATATGCATTAGTGGATGTGcttgtaaaaaggaaaaaaaaatcttttttttacttggatttttttttattacagtttaaCGTCTTGTTCACAGAATAGCGATATTCATATGGTCAAATCTGCCTCCCctcgtttcctttcctcttttttattgtctGATGTGTTCATTGTAATGGAGAGTTAACTACACCTTAGCCAGCTCACTTCTTCATATATAACAAAAACCATTAATCATTACATTCTTCTGTTTTGGACGATAGCATTGTATAATAAacgtattattatgatttttctgTGGCTTAAAAGTAGATAGGTCCTGCTTTTTAggtttacttatcattatttatcgggTTGCTGCATTCCAACTATAAGAATGCTttgtgacttaaaaaaaaaaaataaaaatcttggaGTATGTGTAGGTTTTTGAGAGttatttcggattttattaatttcatttctatAATGTAAAAAGCCACAGATagtttacaaataaatatttaaaaatttgtCACAACAGTACATcttttaataaaatattttgtaaaaaaataggACATGACTTGTATTCTTGCCCTTATAATAGTATTATCCTCTTGTATGAAATTCTTGAAAGCATGAAGTAAATCATTTTGAAATGTGCTTTCATTTATTTTGATCCCACTAAAATGACCTCTACATACATTGAATTTGTACTTTCTTTTGTATGCATGGTCTTTTGAGTTTTCAATTTATGTTGAAATAAAATGATGTGCGTCCAGTGCAAAATCTCGCAAGATAATGAATGTAAGTCTGCTCACTGATTGTTACTTCATAATTTGACTTGATATTGCTATTCTGAATGAAATATCAGTACTACTGTCATGAAACAATACTAAGGTGAAATGTGGGAATTTCCTCTATAAATTGGTACATTTTACTTGCACCTCAAGTACTGCTTGCATTAAGAGATTATGAAGAAAGTCGCAGGGCTGTCTGATTTTTAGACATTCTCATTTATtatagaaaaatgaatgaatagtcTTGGGTCCTGCAAAGAAAATGAGTTGTGTGACATTGTGTGGCACGGTATTCAGTGTTCATAGTCATTTAATAAAGGCTGATAATTCAACATAAATTCCATGAAAATAGTATCAATCTCCTGAAAAGTAAAGACTGAATTATTTCATGCAAAGTTTCATTGTCCAATTAGGAACAACAGTTTACTGTAGGATTTACTGCTGTTTTATACATTCCATTCTTAATAAACTGAGGATAATCTCTTCATCCATTTGAGATTATCTTCAAATAAAATCTTTGTAAAGTGGGTGaagttcatttatattcatacgaatatccataatatatctatatatctatatctctatatctctatatcaatatacccccaatcccttgctcattgttgtgggggcttaggaggcatACTGAGGCCTGATGTAGTGATCACCCCTACCTTAGACCTCGGCCATTGCTTCAACTAATTTTGCGGGGAGTGttgttctcattttcctttccttttcttccccttgttctgtccacttatcctaatcatcaacttatttttgctgtttttgccatgatactttatcataattcccttaacccaatggcgacgggtcacggctaacgccgtcataacaatacgcacgatgtgcggcgccgcgccaaaacgccccgaggcaatgattcggcttgagggaccgatatcacgcgctcggagtcggcgcgctgcggCCGcaagagcgtagagttttttttaatttgctatacccggcgccatt
Above is a window of Penaeus chinensis breed Huanghai No. 1 chromosome 26, ASM1920278v2, whole genome shotgun sequence DNA encoding:
- the LOC125038901 gene encoding upstream activation factor subunit spp27-like isoform X2; translation: MAQISRETLKAKISAILKGADLETLSAKKVRQQLEQELGVDLSDRKKEIDAIIMADVEDQVNSHSEEEEVSEEETTKGKDESESEPEPDVSDKAGDDDDYEPGAKKPRKPKASPKKRRASDDDDSDEEWGKRKRQSPAKKGGGGGGRGKKSAFTKSFKLSPELADVVGADVMPRHEVVKKLWAVIKERELQDPKNKQYAICDDQLLKVFGVKRFRTFGMMKHLKEHFLEAA
- the LOC125038901 gene encoding upstream activation factor subunit spp27-like isoform X6; amino-acid sequence: MAQISRETLKAKISAILKGADLETLSAKKVRQQLEQELGVDLSDRKKEIDAIIMADVEDQVNSHSEEEEVSEEETTKGKDESESEPEPDDKAGDDDDYEPGAKKPRKPKASPKKRRASDDDDSDEEWGKRKRQSPAKKGGGGGGRGKKSAFTKSFKLSPELADVVGADVMPRHEVVKKLWAVIKERELQDPKNKQYAICDDQLLKVFGVKRFRTFGMMKHLKEHFLEAA
- the LOC125038901 gene encoding upstream activation factor subunit spp27-like isoform X7, with amino-acid sequence MAQISRETLKAKISAILKGADLETLSAKKVRQQLEQELGVDLSDRKKEIDAIIMADVEDQVNSHSEEEEVSEEETTKGKDESESEPEPDQDKAGDDDDYEPGAKKPRKPKASPKKRRASDDDDSDEEWGKRKRSPAKKGGGGGGRGKKSAFTKSFKLSPELADVVGADVMPRHEVVKKLWAVIKERELQDPKNKQYAICDDQLLKVFGVKRFRTFGMMKHLKEHFLEAA
- the LOC125038901 gene encoding upstream activation factor subunit spp27-like isoform X8 — encoded protein: MAQISRETLKAKISAILKGADLETLSAKKVRQQLEQELGVDLSDRKKEIDAIIMADVEDQVNSHSEEEEVSEEETTKGKDESESEPEPDDKAGDDDDYEPGAKKPRKPKASPKKRRASDDDDSDEEWGKRKRSPAKKGGGGGGRGKKSAFTKSFKLSPELADVVGADVMPRHEVVKKLWAVIKERELQDPKNKQYAICDDQLLKVFGVKRFRTFGMMKHLKEHFLEAA
- the LOC125038901 gene encoding upstream activation factor subunit spp27-like isoform X9: MAAILKGADLETLSAKKVRQQLEQELGVDLSDRKKEIDAIIMADVEDQVNSHSEEEEVSEEETTKGKDESESEPEPDVSQDKAGDDDDYEPGAKKPRKPKASPKKRRASDDDDSDEEWGKRKRQSPAKKGGGGGGRGKKSAFTKSFKLSPELADVVGADVMPRHEVVKKLWAVIKERELQDPKNKQYAICDDQLLKVFGVKRFRTFGMMKHLKEHFLEAA
- the LOC125038901 gene encoding upstream activation factor subunit spp27-like isoform X3 yields the protein MAQISRETLKAKISAILKGADLETLSAKKVRQQLEQELGVDLSDRKKEIDAIIMADVEDQVNSHSEEEEVSEEETTKGKDESESEPEPDVSQDKAGDDDDYEPGAKKPRKPKASPKKRRASDDDDSDEEWGKRKRSPAKKGGGGGGRGKKSAFTKSFKLSPELADVVGADVMPRHEVVKKLWAVIKERELQDPKNKQYAICDDQLLKVFGVKRFRTFGMMKHLKEHFLEAA
- the LOC125038901 gene encoding upstream activation factor subunit spp27-like isoform X1 → MAQISRETLKAKISAILKGADLETLSAKKVRQQLEQELGVDLSDRKKEIDAIIMADVEDQVNSHSEEEEVSEEETTKGKDESESEPEPDVSQDKAGDDDDYEPGAKKPRKPKASPKKRRASDDDDSDEEWGKRKRQSPAKKGGGGGGRGKKSAFTKSFKLSPELADVVGADVMPRHEVVKKLWAVIKERELQDPKNKQYAICDDQLLKVFGVKRFRTFGMMKHLKEHFLEAA
- the LOC125038901 gene encoding upstream activation factor subunit spp27-like isoform X4 — its product is MAQISRETLKAKISAILKGADLETLSAKKVRQQLEQELGVDLSDRKKEIDAIIMADVEDQVNSHSEEEEVSEEETTKGKDESESEPEPDQDKAGDDDDYEPGAKKPRKPKASPKKRRASDDDDSDEEWGKRKRQSPAKKGGGGGGRGKKSAFTKSFKLSPELADVVGADVMPRHEVVKKLWAVIKERELQDPKNKQYAICDDQLLKVFGVKRFRTFGMMKHLKEHFLEAA
- the LOC125038901 gene encoding upstream activation factor subunit spp27-like isoform X5, coding for MAQISRETLKAKISAILKGADLETLSAKKVRQQLEQELGVDLSDRKKEIDAIIMADVEDQVNSHSEEEEVSEEETTKGKDESESEPEPDVSDKAGDDDDYEPGAKKPRKPKASPKKRRASDDDDSDEEWGKRKRSPAKKGGGGGGRGKKSAFTKSFKLSPELADVVGADVMPRHEVVKKLWAVIKERELQDPKNKQYAICDDQLLKVFGVKRFRTFGMMKHLKEHFLEAA